The Xanthobacter flavus genome includes a window with the following:
- a CDS encoding DNA-directed RNA polymerase subunit alpha: MIQKNWQELIKPEKLQVNPGHDPKRFATVVAEPLERGFGMTLGNALRRILLSSLQGAAVTSIHIDGVLHEFSSIPGVREDVTDIILNVKDVAIRMQGDGPKRMVAKKTGPGVLVAGDIQTVGDVAILNPNLPICTLDEGAELRIEFTVDTGKGYVAADRNRPEDAPIGLIPIDSLYSPVRKVSYKVENTREGQILDYDKLTLQIETNGSITAEDALAYAARILQDQLEIFVNFEEPKRESEATAIQTLPFSPALLKKVDELELSVRSANCLKNDNIVYIGDLIQKSETEMLRTPNFGRKSLNEIKEVLASLGLHLGMEVPGWPPENIEELAKRFEEHY; the protein is encoded by the coding sequence GTGATTCAGAAGAACTGGCAAGAGCTGATCAAGCCCGAGAAGCTGCAGGTCAATCCGGGCCACGATCCCAAGCGCTTCGCGACCGTCGTCGCCGAGCCGCTGGAGCGTGGCTTCGGCATGACCCTCGGCAACGCCCTGCGCCGCATCCTCCTGTCGTCGCTCCAGGGCGCGGCGGTGACCTCGATCCACATCGACGGCGTGCTGCACGAGTTCTCGTCCATCCCGGGCGTGCGTGAGGACGTGACGGACATCATCCTCAACGTGAAGGATGTGGCCATCCGCATGCAGGGCGATGGCCCGAAGCGCATGGTGGCCAAGAAGACCGGCCCCGGCGTGCTGGTGGCCGGCGACATCCAGACCGTCGGTGACGTCGCCATCCTGAACCCGAACCTGCCCATCTGCACCCTCGACGAGGGCGCGGAGCTGCGCATTGAGTTCACGGTGGACACCGGCAAGGGCTACGTGGCCGCCGACCGCAACCGTCCCGAGGATGCCCCGATCGGCCTGATCCCGATCGACAGCCTCTACTCGCCGGTGCGCAAGGTCTCCTACAAGGTCGAGAACACCCGTGAGGGCCAGATTCTCGACTATGACAAGCTGACGCTCCAGATCGAGACCAATGGCTCGATCACGGCCGAGGACGCGCTGGCCTATGCCGCCCGCATCCTGCAGGACCAGCTGGAGATCTTCGTCAACTTCGAGGAGCCCAAGCGCGAGAGCGAGGCGACGGCGATCCAGACGCTGCCGTTCTCTCCGGCGCTGCTGAAGAAGGTGGACGAGCTCGAGCTCTCCGTCCGTTCGGCCAACTGCCTGAAGAACGACAACATCGTCTACATCGGCGACCTGATCCAGAAGAGCGAGACGGAGATGCTCCGCACGCCGAACTTCGGCCGCAAGTCGCTCAACGAGATCAAGGAAGTGCTTGCTTCCCTCGGCCTGCATCTCGGCATGGAAGTGCCCGGCTGGCCGCCCGAGAACATCGAAGAGCTGGCCAAGCGCTTCGAGGAGCACTACTGA
- the rpsK gene encoding 30S ribosomal protein S11 yields MAKEATRVKRRERKNIASGVAHVNASFNNTMITITDAQGNTISWSSAGAMGFKGSRKSTPYAAQVAAEDAARKAAEHGMRTLEVEVCGPGSGRESALRALQAAGFLVTSIRDVTPIPHNGCRPRKRRRV; encoded by the coding sequence ATGGCAAAAGAAGCAACACGCGTGAAGCGCCGCGAGCGCAAGAACATCGCCTCCGGCGTGGCGCATGTGAACGCCTCGTTCAACAACACCATGATCACCATCACCGACGCCCAGGGCAACACCATCTCCTGGTCCTCGGCCGGTGCCATGGGTTTCAAGGGCTCGCGCAAGTCCACCCCGTACGCCGCGCAGGTCGCGGCCGAGGACGCGGCCCGCAAGGCGGCCGAGCACGGCATGCGCACCCTGGAAGTGGAAGTCTGCGGTCCGGGTTCGGGTCGTGAGTCCGCTCTTCGCGCGCTTCAGGCGGCGGGCTTCCTCGTCACCTCCATCCGCGACGTGACGCCGATCCCGCACAACGGCTGCCGTCCACGCAAGCGCCGCCGCGTCTGA
- the rpsM gene encoding 30S ribosomal protein S13, with product MARIAGVNIPTNKRVVIALQYIHGIGPKKAEEIVEKVGIPAERRVNQLTDQEVLQIRETIDRDYIVEGDLRREVAMNIKRLMDLGCYRGLRHRRGLPVRGQRTHTNARTRKGPAKPIAGKKK from the coding sequence GTGGCTCGTATCGCAGGCGTCAACATCCCGACCAACAAGCGCGTCGTCATCGCGCTCCAGTACATCCACGGCATCGGCCCCAAGAAGGCTGAAGAGATCGTCGAGAAGGTGGGTATTCCCGCCGAGCGTCGCGTGAACCAGCTGACCGACCAGGAAGTGCTGCAGATCCGCGAGACCATCGACCGCGACTACATCGTGGAAGGCGACCTGCGCCGCGAAGTGGCGATGAACATCAAGCGCCTCATGGACCTCGGCTGCTACCGCGGCCTGCGCCATCGCCGCGGCCTGCCTGTGCGCGGCCAGCGCACCCACACCAACGCCCGCACCCGCAAGGGGCCGGCGAAGCCGATCGCCGGCAAGAAGAAGTGA
- a CDS encoding adenylate kinase has protein sequence MRLVLLGPPGAGKGTQAQRLVARHGIVQLSTGDMLRAAVAAGTPVGLKAKAVMDAGGLVSDEIVIGIIAERIGEADARNGFILDGFPRTVAQAEALDHLLTEKGLKLDAVIELVVDQEKLVNRILNRAAEAAAKGEPVRKDDDPVVFKTRLEAYNRDTAVVAPYYKARGQLKQIDGMAPIDQVTAAIDGVLAEAA, from the coding sequence ATGAGGCTGGTGCTGTTGGGCCCGCCCGGGGCAGGCAAGGGAACTCAGGCACAGCGGCTGGTGGCCCGTCACGGCATCGTCCAGCTTTCCACCGGAGACATGCTGCGCGCGGCGGTTGCCGCGGGTACGCCGGTGGGGCTGAAGGCGAAGGCGGTGATGGATGCCGGCGGGCTGGTCTCGGATGAGATCGTCATCGGCATCATCGCCGAACGCATCGGCGAGGCGGATGCCCGAAACGGCTTCATCCTCGACGGCTTCCCGCGCACGGTTGCGCAGGCCGAGGCGCTGGACCATCTGCTCACCGAGAAGGGCCTCAAGCTCGACGCGGTGATCGAGCTGGTGGTGGACCAGGAGAAGCTGGTCAACCGCATCCTCAACCGCGCCGCCGAAGCCGCTGCCAAGGGCGAGCCGGTGCGCAAGGATGATGATCCGGTGGTCTTCAAGACCCGCCTGGAAGCCTATAACCGCGACACTGCGGTGGTGGCGCCCTATTACAAGGCGCGCGGCCAGCTGAAGCAGATCGACGGCATGGCGCCCATCGATCAGGTCACCGCCGCCATTGACGGGGTCCTCGCCGAGGCGGCGTGA
- the secY gene encoding preprotein translocase subunit SecY — protein sequence MVSAAEQLAANLNFGALGKAEELKKRIWFTLGALLVYRLGTYIPMPGINPDALADVFKNAQQGIIGLFNMFSGGAVERMAIFALNIMPYISASIIIQLLTSVSPTLEALKKEGEAGRKQLNQYTRYLTVVLALFQAYGIAVGLEGSGSLVAEPGWFFRISTVITLTGGTMFLMWLGEQITSRGIGNGTSLIIFAGIVAELPGAFVRTLELGREGAISTVVILGMILMAIVVIAFIVFMERAQRRLLIQYPKRQVGNRIYEGQSSHLPLKLNTSGVIPPIFASSLLLIPTTIASFMQGSGPEWLQTITTHIGHGRPLYMVLYVALIVFFCFFYTAIVFNPVETADNLKKHGGFIPGIRPGERTAEYIDYVLTRITVVGAAYIAAVCLFPELLISYASLPFYFGGTSLLIVVSVTMDTVSQIQGHLLAHQYEGLVKKAKLRGGRRK from the coding sequence ATGGTCTCGGCGGCGGAACAACTCGCGGCGAACCTCAATTTCGGTGCCCTCGGCAAGGCCGAGGAGCTGAAGAAGCGCATCTGGTTCACCCTCGGCGCGCTTCTCGTCTATCGGCTCGGCACCTACATCCCCATGCCCGGCATCAATCCGGACGCGCTGGCGGACGTTTTCAAGAACGCCCAGCAGGGAATCATCGGCCTCTTCAACATGTTCTCGGGCGGCGCCGTCGAGCGCATGGCCATCTTTGCCCTGAACATCATGCCGTACATCTCGGCCTCCATCATCATCCAGCTCCTCACCAGCGTCTCGCCGACGCTGGAGGCGCTGAAGAAGGAGGGCGAGGCGGGCCGCAAGCAGCTGAACCAGTACACGCGCTACCTCACCGTGGTGCTCGCCCTGTTCCAGGCCTATGGCATCGCCGTCGGCCTCGAGGGCTCGGGGAGCCTGGTGGCGGAGCCCGGCTGGTTCTTCCGCATCTCGACGGTCATCACGCTGACCGGCGGCACCATGTTCCTGATGTGGCTGGGCGAGCAGATCACCTCGCGCGGCATCGGCAACGGCACCTCGCTCATCATCTTTGCCGGCATTGTCGCCGAGCTGCCGGGCGCCTTCGTGCGCACGTTGGAGCTCGGTCGCGAGGGCGCCATCTCCACGGTGGTGATTCTCGGCATGATCCTGATGGCCATCGTGGTCATCGCCTTCATCGTGTTCATGGAGCGCGCCCAGCGCCGGCTGCTGATCCAGTATCCCAAGCGCCAGGTGGGCAACCGGATCTACGAGGGCCAATCCTCGCATCTGCCGCTGAAGCTCAACACGTCGGGTGTCATCCCGCCGATCTTCGCCTCCTCGCTGCTGCTCATTCCCACCACGATCGCCAGCTTCATGCAGGGCTCGGGTCCGGAATGGCTGCAGACCATCACCACCCACATCGGCCACGGGCGCCCGCTCTACATGGTGCTGTATGTGGCGCTGATCGTGTTCTTCTGCTTCTTCTACACCGCGATCGTGTTCAATCCGGTGGAGACGGCGGACAATCTGAAGAAGCACGGCGGCTTCATTCCGGGCATCCGCCCGGGTGAGCGGACGGCCGAGTACATCGACTATGTGCTCACCCGCATCACCGTCGTGGGCGCCGCCTACATTGCGGCGGTTTGCCTCTTCCCCGAACTGCTGATTTCCTACGCCTCTCTTCCGTTCTATTTCGGAGGAACGTCGCTTCTGATCGTGGTCAGCGTGACCATGGACACCGTGTCCCAGATCCAGGGGCATCTGTTGGCCCACCAGTACGAAGGACTGGTCAAGAAGGCCAAGTTGCGCGGGGGGAGGAGGAAGTAA
- the rplO gene encoding 50S ribosomal protein L15: protein MKLDEIRDNPGARKKRMRVGRGIGSGKGKTAGRGVKGQKARTGVAIKGFEGGQMPLHRRLPKRGFHNIFRLDYNEVSLAKIQAAVDAGRLDAGQPVTEAALVTAGVLRRVKDGVRVLGTGELSAKVTLEVAYATKSAIAAVEKAGGSVTMLAAAVEAE, encoded by the coding sequence ATGAAGCTCGACGAAATCAGGGACAATCCCGGCGCCCGCAAGAAGCGGATGCGCGTGGGCCGGGGCATCGGCTCCGGCAAGGGCAAGACCGCTGGCCGCGGCGTGAAGGGTCAGAAGGCCCGGACCGGCGTCGCCATCAAGGGCTTCGAGGGCGGCCAGATGCCGCTGCATCGTCGCCTGCCGAAGCGCGGCTTCCACAACATCTTCCGCCTGGATTACAACGAGGTCTCCCTCGCCAAGATCCAGGCCGCGGTCGATGCCGGCCGTCTCGACGCGGGTCAGCCCGTGACCGAGGCCGCCCTCGTCACCGCCGGCGTGCTGCGCCGGGTGAAGGATGGCGTGCGCGTGCTCGGCACCGGTGAGCTTTCCGCCAAGGTGACGCTGGAAGTGGCCTACGCCACCAAATCCGCCATCGCCGCCGTGGAGAAGGCCGGCGGCTCGGTGACCATGCTCGCGGCGGCCGTCGAGGCCGAGTGA
- the rpmD gene encoding 50S ribosomal protein L30, with protein sequence MSDKTITVEQVGSPIRRPFDQEATLVGLGLNKRHRRSTLKDTPAVRGMIAKVAHLVRVVE encoded by the coding sequence ATGAGCGACAAGACCATCACCGTGGAGCAGGTCGGTTCGCCGATCCGCCGCCCGTTCGACCAGGAGGCCACCCTCGTCGGTCTCGGGCTGAACAAGCGGCACCGCCGCTCCACTCTCAAGGATACCCCGGCCGTCCGCGGCATGATCGCCAAGGTCGCCCACCTCGTCCGTGTGGTCGAGTGA
- the rpsE gene encoding 30S ribosomal protein S5: protein MAREREQRHEREDRDNTFVDKLVHINRVAKVVKGGRRFGFAALVVVGDQKGRVGFGHGKAREVPEAIRKATESAKRALIRVPLREGRTLHHDVHGHHGAGKVILRAAPAGTGIIAGGPMRAVFETLGMHDVVAKSFGSSNPYNMVRATFDALKNQDSPRSVAARRGIKVSQLQSRRRVEDAEATD, encoded by the coding sequence ATGGCCCGTGAACGGGAACAGCGCCACGAGCGCGAGGACCGCGACAATACGTTCGTGGACAAGCTGGTCCACATCAACCGCGTCGCCAAGGTTGTGAAGGGCGGCCGTCGCTTCGGCTTCGCTGCCCTGGTGGTGGTCGGTGACCAGAAGGGCCGCGTCGGCTTCGGCCATGGCAAGGCCCGTGAGGTGCCGGAGGCGATCCGCAAGGCAACGGAGAGCGCCAAGCGCGCCCTCATCCGCGTGCCGCTGCGCGAAGGCCGCACCCTGCACCACGACGTGCATGGTCATCACGGCGCCGGCAAGGTGATCCTGCGCGCCGCTCCGGCGGGTACCGGCATCATCGCCGGCGGCCCGATGCGCGCGGTGTTCGAGACCCTCGGCATGCACGATGTGGTGGCGAAGTCCTTCGGGTCTTCCAACCCCTACAACATGGTGCGCGCCACCTTCGACGCCCTGAAGAACCAGGACTCGCCGCGCTCCGTCGCTGCGCGTCGCGGCATCAAGGTCTCCCAGCTCCAGTCCCGCCGCCGCGTCGAAGACGCGGAAGCGACCGACTGA
- the rplR gene encoding 50S ribosomal protein L18: MAKDLEAHARRKAKVRRAIRVAANGRPRLSVHRTSQHIYAQIIDDAKGETLAAASSLEKDLRGSLKTGADTEAAKTIGKLVAERAVAKGVTAVVFDRGAYIYHGRVKALAEGAREGGLQF, translated from the coding sequence ATGGCTAAGGATTTGGAGGCGCACGCGCGCCGCAAGGCCAAGGTGCGCCGTGCGATCCGCGTTGCGGCGAACGGGCGTCCCCGCCTGTCGGTGCACCGGACCTCGCAGCACATCTATGCGCAGATCATCGACGATGCGAAGGGCGAGACCCTCGCCGCCGCGTCGAGCCTCGAGAAGGATCTGCGCGGGTCGCTGAAGACCGGTGCGGACACCGAGGCCGCCAAGACGATCGGCAAGCTTGTGGCCGAGCGCGCTGTGGCCAAGGGCGTGACCGCGGTCGTCTTCGACCGTGGCGCATACATTTATCATGGGCGCGTCAAGGCGCTCGCTGAGGGCGCCCGCGAAGGCGGCCTTCAGTTCTGA
- the rplF gene encoding 50S ribosomal protein L6, with the protein MSKIGKLPVAIPAGVTASLDGQTVKVKGPKGALEVTLVEEIAAKIEGSEIKLAMNGETSRHKAMWGMSRTLVSNLVEGVTKGFEKKLEITGVGYKAAVQGKNLNLSLGYSHDVIYAIPEGIQIVTPKPTEVVISGIDRQKVGQVAAEIREFRGPEPYKGKGVKYAGEFIFRKEGKKK; encoded by the coding sequence ATGTCGAAGATCGGCAAGCTGCCCGTCGCCATTCCGGCCGGCGTCACCGCCAGCCTGGACGGACAGACGGTGAAGGTAAAGGGCCCCAAGGGCGCCCTGGAAGTGACCCTGGTGGAAGAAATCGCCGCCAAGATCGAGGGCTCGGAGATCAAGCTCGCCATGAATGGCGAGACCTCCCGGCACAAGGCCATGTGGGGCATGTCCCGCACGCTGGTCTCCAACCTGGTCGAAGGCGTGACCAAGGGCTTCGAGAAGAAGCTCGAGATCACCGGCGTCGGCTACAAGGCGGCGGTGCAGGGCAAGAACCTCAACCTGTCGCTCGGCTACAGCCACGACGTGATCTACGCGATTCCCGAGGGCATCCAGATCGTCACCCCCAAGCCCACCGAAGTGGTGATCTCGGGCATCGACCGGCAGAAGGTCGGCCAGGTGGCGGCGGAGATCCGCGAGTTCCGTGGCCCCGAGCCCTACAAGGGCAAGGGCGTCAAGTATGCCGGCGAATTCATCTTCCGCAAGGAAGGCAAGAAGAAGTGA
- the rpsH gene encoding 30S ribosomal protein S8: MAVTDPIGDLITRIRNAQMRRKDKTSTPGSRLRASVLDVLRDEGYIRGYTSTDHGNGRTEFEIELKYFDGTPVIREISRVSKPGRRVYAAVKNLPRVANGLGIAVVSTPQGVMADHEARDKNVGGEVLFTVF, from the coding sequence ATGGCTGTAACTGATCCCATCGGCGATCTGATCACCCGCATCCGCAACGCCCAGATGCGCCGCAAGGACAAGACCTCGACTCCCGGCTCGCGTCTGCGCGCCTCGGTTCTCGATGTCCTGCGCGACGAGGGCTACATCCGCGGCTACACCTCGACCGATCACGGCAACGGCCGGACCGAGTTCGAGATCGAGCTGAAGTATTTCGACGGGACGCCGGTGATCCGTGAGATCTCCCGCGTGTCGAAGCCCGGCCGCCGCGTGTATGCGGCTGTCAAGAACCTGCCCCGCGTCGCCAACGGTCTCGGCATCGCCGTCGTCTCCACGCCCCAGGGCGTGATGGCCGACCACGAAGCCCGCGACAAGAACGTCGGCGGCGAAGTGCTCTTCACCGTGTTCTGA
- the rpsN gene encoding 30S ribosomal protein S14, producing MAKKSAIETNERRRKLATGQAAKRARLKAIVNDKTLPIEERFQATLKLAEMPRNGAKIRIRNRCEVTGRPRAFYRKLKMSRIALRELGNQGMVPGLVKSSW from the coding sequence ATGGCGAAGAAGAGCGCGATCGAGACGAACGAGCGCCGCCGCAAGCTGGCCACTGGCCAGGCGGCGAAGCGCGCGCGTCTGAAGGCGATCGTGAATGACAAGACCCTGCCGATCGAGGAGCGCTTCCAGGCGACCCTCAAGCTGGCGGAAATGCCGCGCAACGGCGCGAAGATCCGGATCCGCAACCGCTGCGAGGTGACTGGCCGTCCGCGTGCCTTCTACCGCAAGCTCAAGATGAGCCGTATCGCGCTGCGCGAGCTGGGCAACCAGGGCATGGTGCCCGGCCTCGTGAAGTCGAGCTGGTGA
- the rplE gene encoding 50S ribosomal protein L5 has product MAEATYNARLRTFYDEVVRPKMIEQFGYKNPMEVPVIEKIVINMGVGEATADTKKVTTAAADLAQIAGQKPVITRARKAISNFKLRENQPVGAKVTLRKTRMYEFMDRLVTVALPRVRDFRGLNPKSFDGRGNYAMGMKEHIVFPEINYDRVEQIWGMDIIVCTTAKTDEEARALLKAFNFPFRQ; this is encoded by the coding sequence ATGGCTGAGGCGACCTACAACGCGCGGCTGCGCACCTTCTATGACGAGGTGGTGCGGCCGAAGATGATCGAGCAGTTCGGCTACAAGAACCCCATGGAAGTGCCGGTCATCGAGAAGATCGTCATCAACATGGGCGTTGGCGAAGCCACCGCCGACACCAAGAAGGTGACGACCGCCGCCGCGGACCTCGCCCAGATCGCCGGCCAGAAGCCGGTCATCACCCGGGCCCGCAAGGCGATCTCGAACTTCAAGCTGCGAGAGAACCAGCCGGTCGGCGCGAAGGTCACCCTTCGCAAGACCCGGATGTACGAGTTCATGGACCGCCTCGTGACCGTGGCCCTGCCCCGCGTCCGCGACTTCCGCGGCCTGAACCCGAAGAGCTTCGACGGCCGTGGCAACTACGCCATGGGCATGAAGGAGCACATCGTGTTCCCCGAGATCAACTACGACCGCGTCGAGCAGATCTGGGGCATGGACATCATCGTGTGCACCACGGCGAAGACCGACGAGGAAGCCCGCGCGCTTCTGAAGGCCTTCAACTTCCCCTTCCGCCAGTGA
- the rplX gene encoding 50S ribosomal protein L24 codes for MAAKIKKGDKVVVLAGRDKGRTGEVIQVMPKDEKALVRGVNIVKRHQRQSANQEGGIISKEAPIHLSNVAIADPKDGKPTRVGFEVLDDGRKVRVAKRSGERIDG; via the coding sequence ATGGCCGCGAAGATCAAGAAGGGCGACAAGGTCGTCGTCCTCGCCGGCCGCGACAAGGGCCGCACCGGCGAGGTCATCCAGGTGATGCCGAAGGACGAGAAGGCTCTCGTGCGCGGCGTGAATATCGTGAAGCGTCACCAGCGCCAGTCGGCGAACCAGGAAGGCGGGATCATCTCCAAGGAGGCTCCCATCCACCTGTCGAACGTCGCCATTGCCGACCCCAAGGACGGCAAGCCGACCCGCGTCGGCTTCGAGGTGCTGGATGACGGACGCAAGGTCCGCGTGGCCAAGCGTTCCGGGGAGAGGATCGATGGCTGA
- the rplN gene encoding 50S ribosomal protein L14: MIQMQTNLDVADNSGARRVMCIKVLGGSKRKYAHVGDIIVVSVKEAIPRGRVKKGDVMKAVVVRTAKDIRRVDGSVIRFDKNAAVLINNNKEPVGTRIFGPVPRELRSKNHMKIISLAPEVL, translated from the coding sequence ATGATCCAGATGCAGACCAATCTCGACGTGGCGGACAATTCCGGCGCCCGTCGCGTCATGTGCATCAAGGTACTTGGCGGCTCTAAGCGGAAGTATGCCCACGTCGGCGACATCATCGTGGTGTCCGTCAAGGAGGCAATTCCGCGCGGCCGCGTGAAGAAGGGCGACGTGATGAAGGCCGTGGTGGTTCGCACCGCCAAGGACATCCGTCGCGTCGATGGCTCGGTCATCCGCTTCGACAAGAACGCGGCCGTGCTGATCAACAACAACAAGGAGCCGGTGGGCACCCGCATCTTCGGACCGGTTCCGCGCGAGCTGCGCTCCAAGAACCACATGAAGATCATCTCGCTGGCGCCGGAGGTGCTGTGA
- the rpsQ gene encoding 30S ribosomal protein S17 — MPKRVLQGVVVSDKTDKTVVVRVERRFTHPLLKKTVRRSKKYHAHDEANSWHVGDTVWIEEHRPISKLKNWIVIQGEKRAEV; from the coding sequence ATGCCGAAGCGCGTGCTCCAGGGCGTCGTGGTGAGCGACAAGACCGACAAGACCGTGGTGGTTCGGGTGGAGCGCCGCTTCACCCATCCGCTGCTCAAGAAGACCGTTCGCCGGTCCAAGAAGTATCATGCCCATGACGAGGCCAATTCCTGGCACGTGGGCGATACGGTGTGGATCGAGGAGCACCGTCCGATCTCGAAGCTGAAGAACTGGATCGTGATCCAGGGCGAAAAGCGCGCCGAGGTCTGA
- the rpmC gene encoding 50S ribosomal protein L29, which yields MKAEDVRALSPDQLADELLKLKKEQFNLRFQKATGQLENTARSKQIRRDIARIKTVQTDKRTGSPVQKAK from the coding sequence ATGAAAGCCGAGGACGTTCGGGCCCTCAGCCCCGATCAGCTCGCCGATGAGCTGCTGAAGCTGAAGAAGGAGCAGTTCAACCTGCGCTTCCAGAAGGCGACGGGACAGCTCGAGAATACCGCCCGGTCCAAGCAGATTCGCCGCGACATCGCGCGGATCAAGACCGTGCAGACCGACAAGCGCACCGGTTCGCCGGTGCAGAAGGCGAAGTGA
- the rplP gene encoding 50S ribosomal protein L16, which produces MLQPKRTKFRKQFKGRIHGVAKGGTELNFGEFGLKAVEPERVTARQIEAARRALTRHMKRAGRVWIRVFPDVPVSAKPTEVRMGKGKGAPEYWAARVKPGRIMFEIDGVSVETAREALTLAAAKLPIKTRFIQRIAE; this is translated from the coding sequence ATGCTGCAACCCAAGCGCACCAAGTTCCGCAAGCAGTTCAAGGGACGCATCCACGGCGTCGCCAAGGGCGGCACGGAATTGAACTTCGGCGAGTTCGGCCTCAAGGCCGTCGAGCCGGAGCGCGTGACTGCCCGCCAGATCGAGGCGGCCCGGCGCGCGCTCACCCGCCACATGAAGCGCGCCGGACGCGTCTGGATCCGGGTGTTCCCCGACGTCCCGGTGTCGGCCAAGCCCACGGAAGTCCGTATGGGCAAGGGCAAGGGCGCGCCCGAATATTGGGCGGCCCGCGTCAAGCCCGGCCGCATCATGTTCGAGATCGACGGGGTCAGCGTCGAGACCGCTCGCGAGGCGTTGACCCTCGCGGCGGCGAAGCTGCCCATCAAGACGCGCTTCATCCAGCGCATCGCCGAGTGA
- the rpsC gene encoding 30S ribosomal protein S3: MGQKVNPVGLRLGINRTWDSRWFANKGEYGKLLHEDIKIREMLMKQLKQAAVSKVVIERPHKKCRVTIYSGRPGVVIGKKGADIDKLRKKVSEMTNSEVFINIVEIRKPEIDARLVAESIAQQLERRVAFRRAMKRAVQSAMRLGAEGIRINCSGRLGGAEIARLEWYREGRVPLHTLRADVDYGTATAFTTYGTCGVKVWVFKGEILEHDPMAQDKRQAEQEAGPSSRPQRRERGDRDRGDRGDRGSRA; this comes from the coding sequence ATGGGTCAAAAGGTCAATCCGGTCGGGCTCCGGCTCGGCATCAACCGCACGTGGGATTCGCGCTGGTTCGCCAACAAGGGCGAATACGGCAAGCTCCTGCACGAGGACATCAAGATCCGCGAGATGCTGATGAAGCAGCTCAAGCAGGCGGCGGTGTCCAAGGTGGTGATCGAGCGCCCGCACAAGAAGTGCCGCGTGACCATCTACTCGGGTCGTCCGGGCGTGGTCATCGGCAAGAAGGGCGCGGACATCGACAAGCTGCGCAAGAAGGTCTCCGAGATGACCAACTCGGAAGTCTTCATCAACATCGTCGAGATCCGGAAGCCGGAAATCGACGCGCGCCTCGTCGCCGAGTCCATCGCCCAGCAGCTGGAGCGCCGCGTGGCCTTCCGTCGCGCCATGAAGCGCGCCGTGCAGTCCGCCATGCGCCTCGGCGCCGAGGGCATCCGTATCAATTGCTCGGGCCGTCTCGGCGGCGCTGAGATCGCGCGCCTGGAATGGTACCGCGAAGGCCGCGTGCCGCTGCACACCCTGCGTGCGGACGTGGACTACGGCACCGCCACGGCCTTCACCACCTACGGCACCTGCGGTGTGAAGGTGTGGGTCTTCAAGGGCGAGATCCTCGAGCACGATCCCATGGCGCAGGACAAGCGCCAGGCCGAGCAGGAAGCTGGCCCGTCGTCGCGTCCCCAGCGGCGCGAGCGCGGTGACCGCGATCGCGGTGACCGCGGCGACCGCGGCTCCCGGGCTTGA
- the rplV gene encoding 50S ribosomal protein L22: MGKQAKPRALADNEAKAVARNLRVSPQKLNLVAGLIRGKKVATALADLEFSHKRIARDVKKCLESAIANAENNHELDVDDLIVAEAHVGKGLVMKRFSPRARGRASRIEKPFAHITIVVREVEERA; this comes from the coding sequence ATGGGTAAGCAGGCAAAGCCCCGCGCGCTCGCGGACAACGAAGCCAAGGCTGTGGCGCGCAACCTGCGCGTCTCGCCCCAGAAGCTCAACCTCGTCGCGGGCCTGATCCGCGGCAAGAAGGTGGCGACGGCGCTCGCCGATCTCGAGTTCTCTCACAAGCGGATCGCCCGCGACGTGAAGAAGTGCCTCGAGAGCGCGATCGCCAACGCCGAGAACAACCACGAGCTCGATGTCGACGATCTCATCGTCGCCGAGGCGCACGTGGGCAAGGGTCTGGTCATGAAGCGGTTCTCGCCGCGGGCGCGCGGTCGCGCCTCGCGCATCGAGAAGCCCTTCGCCCACATCACCATCGTGGTGCGGGAAGTCGAGGAGCGGGCCTGA